Below is a genomic region from Oenanthe melanoleuca isolate GR-GAL-2019-014 chromosome 18, OMel1.0, whole genome shotgun sequence.
tgtcTGTCACCAGATAATTACAGGAACCTGAGCCTCTGGACATCTCTTTCCAGGACTGGACACGTCCACTTGCCAAGGCAAAGTCTCTGAGACTGGATGGCTGCAGCATGTGTGGATCTAAGTTATGAATGTACAGGACATCTCCCCAACCATGGAAAACTGTGTTCACACCAAGCTGTCTGGACAAACCCCTCTcaaaggaaaaggcaaacaaaCTCAGGAAGAGATTAACCTGCAATTCCCTCACCAGGAGAGACAGCTGGCAGTTTGGTGCGTTTTGAAAGTGACTTTTTTTCGTAGAAGCACTTCAGGTCAGAGTTGTTTTTCCTGCTACCTGTCTCTGCTTCACAGCAAATAGTCTTTTTCTCAGCACTGATGCCACCTCTTCCATTTTCTGAGAAAGATGAAAGataaaaaagttttgtttatAAATATGGATCACGTACAAGATCTTCAGTGAAGGACTAAAGGTGTTGAAGAGGTCAGtgaatttaaaaagtgaatcATGTTGCACAGAGTGTTGGAGATGTTTCATTCCCTAACATTGCAAATCAACCATTGTCATTAGATTTCCTTCTCACCAAATATGATAAGTTCTTCTGGGAatcaaaaatggaaatatttgaagAAGGTAAGAAAGTTTTCACATGCAATTAAGAATAACAAAACATCTGTAAAAAGCTTATCATTACCTTCATGCAATATAAACCTATTCAAAAGCTTTTCAGCTACCTTTTACCCACAGGAACCAAAGAAGAGGAACAAGCAAGTCCAGGATCTCAGTAAATCTCCAAGACCCTGGAGTGCATCTCCCACCAACCCTGCACCCCACTGTGCCATTATAGAGCTTATTCTTCTTCTCAGAGAATCTGAAAACCTCCCTCCTACCTTCACCTGTacatccagcccttcccctcTCAAGGGGAACAGGCATCCCTGTCTAcagcaattcccagatttcACTGTGAAGGTTTCAGTGTCACCCAAGTTTtacacagcagtgacagcatgTAGATATTTTGCAGTGGAGAGCATAAATACAGGAGAGAAATGTTTTATGGTAGCCAGAAAGTAAGTACAAGTGAAATTGTTAGGCTAGCAAAAGGCAGACAAATGGgagaattctttttctttgttttcttctgtcagGAAGAAAACTAGAAAGATGCTCTAACTCCAACAGGAGAGGTGATAAAAGCTGTTCTCAGAGAACCAGCTACAGACAGAAATGTCACTGACTTGGATGGAGCTCAGCCAAGTCACACCCTGCAAGCTGAGCCACCAGGATGAAGTGCTGCCCTCGTGGAGCCACTTGCTCCATGCACTGACAGGTGTGTGAATCCCTGATTTTGGCAGTTCTGTGAGGATGCTGGAACGATGCTCCTGGGTGTTTATTGAATCAGacagaagagcagcacagagcagctcttgaGGCTGGACTGGGTCTGGCTGAGTTCTGGCTGAAGCAGAGTGAGTTCTGGCACTCACACATTGCAACATGGCACAGAATTTCACCATGGGAACTCTTGTTGtcaaaaatcctaaaataaaaatgtatctCCATAAATCAGAATAATAAGTGTTTATCTGAATCTCTTCTACAGCCATTTTAAGCAGCGTTTGGCctgaaataatggaatttaTCTTTGTGAATTACTTTACGACCTTTCTTCACAGAAGGAACCCATTCATTCCAGTTTATTCCCTCATAAGCCTTGCTATCTGCCCAAATAGAGAACAGTTCAGTTTCCTACCCAGAAATATGTTTTCATCAGTTAATATCCAGGCTCCCAGCACAACATACCTCCAGAATGCAGTCTGCCACACGAGAGTCCTGATCCCCCACATTTCTGCCAGGAGACTCCATAAATTCCCTCAAGACAGGTAGTTGGTTCCTCAAAGCAAACAGTGGTGTGTGTTTTATTGCTCATCAACGCTATTATTACATCTGAAATTGTCTTGCTTTGGGTGTCAGTGCTTTTGTCAaacttttcagaatttttatcCCAGGACTCACATGCGCAGTTCTTACAGTCCTTACAGTGGTAGACTGTCACTGCTGTAGAATAGTcttctgttcctgcagcaggaccaaCATTGGACATGGCAATATCTAAAtcagaaaacagagacaaaaaaatattttctaccaATTTTCTACCCTGATGTTTAGTGTCAGAGAacaggatgggattttggggacaaGCTCAGTCATGGATTCAGAGATATTGACTGTCAATGGCAAATTTTACACAGTATTAGGGCCAGTTCCCAGGATCATTTTTGGGGTAGAAGCATGATAGAATTCCCCCACTGCTTCCACTGTCTTTTTAGCTGGGAAGCTGCCAGCTTGGGAAGTAAGCTGAAAGATGTTTCTCTTGCTGAGCTCATCTGTTCCTGCCCTCTTTCCTTCCCCAACTCCTTGCCACAACCCCACCAGGTGTCCCTCCAACACACTGCCACATCCCAGGGCCACTGAAGCTCAGAGCTGCCATTGCCCACTCTGGGtggggtgtcccaggtgtcccccctCAGACTCTCCTGGGAAAGAGTCAGTCAGTCCTTTGGGACAGGACTCACCTCACCTGACATCAGACACACCAAACACTCACCCCTCCCACAAGAGGTGACTGTGACAGCTCAGACACATCGACCTTCACCTCCTTCATTGCTCTTCTCACCTTTCAGGGTTTGTGGTCTTGGTTTTAACTGGGCCCAGCTGAGCTTTGCCCTaacagctcagaggagctgagctgtggaaGTGCAGGGAAAAGCACAGAGCTCAAACACAGActcactgggatggggagcagcaagagccagcagcagcaaacccaaGGGCAGGAGGTGGGGAGGGTCCATGGGGCTCTTTGGGGGCCCAGGtccagcggggctggggctctcCAGATCCTCCACAGTGCCAGGCCAGGCTCAGCAGCTTCCTCCCTCAGTCTTCTCCCTGTGGGCAATGACAGGCAGTGCTCAGCTCCCAGTGTCTGCTCTCTTTGTGCAGACACAGGTCACAGCTGGCAGAGCAAgtgccagagagctgctgcagcccaggcacgGTGATGGCAGCgaggcagagcagcctcacactgctcagctgctcctgcaccctgccagggctgctgccagggccacACTCACTGCCCTGGCCACCTCTGGCTCAGCCACAGCTAAAGAGACACCAGGACCttctgcagggaggggaaatCCCTCCTGGGCCTGGTGGGCAGCAGGCTCCATGCCCACGTCCTCCAGGCTCTGGCCCTGCACACACCCCTCAGTGGGAGCAGAAAATTACAGCTTCATTTGCTGTCACTGCCAAACCACTCCAGAAAATTAACTAAGGAAGATGGGTTACGGTGCATGAATGTTTCACTTGGCCTAAGGTGAAATATTTATTGTCACAACGAATTCTATTTTGAATTTAGGACATCTGATGGGAACTATCTATTCAAGTCAAATAAACTAACAGTAactttatatttcttttcaagACATCCTTGGATTTAGCCAGAAGTCAATTTTCAATTATGTTTGTAGGAGTTTGTATCCACAGCTCCAACAAGCCATTGCAGAGAGAGCAACCAGGAGGACACTGTGGTTGAGCTGAGAAATATCTGCAAAACATCCTAAGTGTGAAGCACACTTTGCCTTTCCTccatctgctctgaaaaaattTTACACAGCAGCCACTATAAAACATTGGCACCTTTTTTTTACTGACTGCAGTGCATTAAGTAGaatgaagtgttttctgaagtTGACCTCgtgtaatttctattttaaaaccACTGTTCTCAGTTACTAATGCTTTGTGTTTTGATGCTGTTTTGCTTCATTCTAACCCTGAATAGTGAGGCTGGATTGTTCATTAGTCAGGTTGGACCTGGAGAAATGcatgctcagctccagcttggGTGGCAGCTTCTCCTTGGAAaggaggagagctgcagggatttcTCCTGCAACCCTTCTGACAAGTTCTCCCTTATTTGCAAACATGACAGGATGGCACTTTTGGAAAAGAAGATACTAACAAGACATGCTAAGGAGctatgaggaagaaaaaggagtttagcaaacatggaaaaaataattcagtatttACATGAACAGGAAAATGCTGTTAATACATTTATTCTATTATTTCTGAGGTCACTCACACTTTTATATAAACACACCATCAGGACCCTGTTGGGTTTCTGCATTCACACATTCATGTGGGATcacacagagctctctgcaAGGTGCCAGTGTGGGCTACAGATGTGGTGTTATTTGTGCACAAAGATCACCAGCACCAGGAACACATGTTCTTCCCCATGCAGAAAATGTACAGCACATTGATAATTTCACTCCTGCCACAGACACTTCAGTGCCCGTTTCTGAGCGTCTACTTCAAAACAAGACAGCAAGAATTTGTAAGGGAACAGGACAGAAGGCAGAACCCTCTAAAGAAAAGGACAGTACCTCAGAAGCTGTTTGTGCCCAAGGAACCCTTCATgcctcttcccttctcccagtgCCTGTGCAGCCTTTCCAAATCCCAGTTTATTCAGCTCCTCTTCCTGAGGGAATGCAGAAGTCAATCGGATCTCTGAGGATAAAGTCACTTCACTGGCTCCTCCCACATTTACTAGAACCCAACATCATAAAGAAGTGTAATTTGCATTTTCACCTCTGGAGTCTGAGTCAGCAGTGTCACAGTATATTGCAAACAAGATAAGTGATGTCAATGCACAACTGCAGTTggaaagcatggaaaaaaaaccaatcaaacTCCCAAAATCTTCCCAGGAGCCTGCTTGGGAGTACCTGGCAGTCAGCCTGtcccccaggcactgcagcagagatgtgaaGTGACTGGGTTTGGGATCTGCTCCCCAGTCTGGCACTACCTGCCCATGCAAGGGCTCCCTGGCTCTGTAAGCACAGGGTACAGATGAGGACAGGATCTGCTGCTTGCTTCTTTTTTGGGTGGGGTTTCTTGGGGTGACAAGGAGGCAAATCAAACTATCAAAGCAGATTTTAACTctcagaaaatgcagcaaaaaacAGGGAAGTGATCTAGAGAGTGCCCAaccctctcctttcccctcttCCCTTACACTCCATATTTCTCCACAGAGCCATAAGATTTTTTGGCCATGACTTGGCCTCTGCCTTTACCTTCAACATTTGCCCTTGAAATAcagagcaattatttttttatggtCACCCCATGCAAGCTGTCCCCCAGCCAGTCACAAGCAGCAGTCCCATCCCTGGGCTGCCATAAACTGGAGCTGGATCTAAGAATAGCATTGTTTCCTCCCAGTCCACAGTTAACCCTTTCACCACACCACTCTCTTCCAGCCTTTAGAACAGTGTCTTCAGAGGCAGCTTCTCTTCCAAACAAACCTGTGCCAGTCACAAGAACTGGGATTGCTGCAGATTTACAGGGACTAAAAGCATCCATGGGAGCAGACATCCcatgggctgagctgctgagctcacTCTGAGCTGACCCATCACCCACTGCACCCTTCCCTGCCATCTGAAACAACCTGGGACTCCTCCTGGAAAATCAACGTGCTCTTAGAGAAGGAAAACATGCCTGACAGGGCAGTCTCCAGCTCAATCAGCTCCTGAAGAAACCAACAGAATCTCAGTGCTTGATGTCATCTCCGAGCACATGGCGCCAGAAATCCTCTGACGTGCAGATAAGGGAGAAAACAGCAGTGCCACTCCCCtgtcacagcaggcagcagggctgtgacagtgacaggagtCCTGCAACCCCAGTCCAAGGTCCCTCAGCACACAGCACCCCAGGCAGGAGAGAGCAGCCCTTGCCCCATGAATCCACACCTGCCCTTTTTCTCTGGGGCATCACCTGCTGATGCTGGTTCTTCACTGCAGGTGCTCTCAAAggacagccaggagctgggaaaggcaaTGCACTGCACTCCCTGCTGGTGAGCTGAGCCCCTGCTCTTGCAGAACCAGGAGGGAGCCctgtgcaggcactgctgcaccccagccccatcccaggcATCTCCCCACAGAAACTGgaagtgcctgtgctgctgctgtcacagctctcTGCATCTTTGGCTGCCCTGAGCAAGAGCAGAGCCTtggcagctgggagggctcagCAGGAACCCCTGAACTCACTAGACAGGAATCCAGGAATCTCATGGAAAGAACAAGGGGGATTTACTAACTCCACATCTTTGCCAAAGGGGccagtgagaaaaaaagaaaaaagaattaattaaatgttcattttctgaACCATTCATTGAGCAAGTTGATGCAGCCTCCTTCCCAGAACTGACAGATGTTCTCTTGACTGTTCACTTGTTTCACCTAAGAATAAGAAATGCAATTGAAATGGGAATATCAGAGTTCCTCTTGGCCTGTCCATATCAAAGTACTTTCAAAACCAACTCCTCCACCAACAGAACCTCTCTGCAAGACTGCACTCAGTCTGCCTATGCTGGACATGTCATTTCttggctgctctggcacctgtAGTGCCTTTCATGCCCATTGACCTGAACAACTCAGCACCTTCCCTAGCTTCACAACTTGTGTTAGAATGAGTAAAAAGAGCTGCCAAGAAGGCCTTTATCCCTATGCTCACAAAAGAACCTAAGCAAAGTTATGTGAATATTAAACAGTCTCCTTTTGAGGCTTTTACAGGTTTTGTTGAAAGGCTCCCAGTCGAGGTAGAGAGGCAGGTTAAGAGTTGGCCACTACAGGAACAGATAATAATGGAGGTGGGCCTAGCAAATGCTAACGACATCTGCCAGAAGATCATCCTGGGCCTGCTGTTCAAACTGCCTCCAACTCTTGATTTGATCATCAATACCTGCACAAAGAGAGCCACCATCCCAGAGCCTCgaggaaaaggagacagaatagagagaacagctgctgctgctactccAAAAATACACCAACAGCCTTTTTGGTGTTTTAACCGTGGGCGGGAGGGACTCATAGCAAAAGTTTGCCCAAAAAGACAACTTCTGCAAAATAAACCTGTAAAATCACAGGGGTGAGGTGGACAAGCACTTCCAAAAAACTAGACAGGGAGCATGGGCCTGCTTTGTGTGTAGAAAGAAATGAAGCAGGTCAGAATTGGGTCCCAGAGAGAGTTTGTAAGCCACAAGCTCCTTTTAAGCTAGTCGTGAGATGAAACATACACTTCGAAACAAACCGCTGGAGAGTCGTGCCAGCTGACCCACCAACAGGGAGTTATTTGCAGGACTGGACTGTAAGTTTGTTGTTATTTGGGACACTAAGTGAGATTGAAATCTCTCTGTCAATCATAACATCAGAGCTGGAGGCACTCATTCTCACGGTGTGTTGTGTCCACTCACCTTTCTTTATGCCACAGGGCCAAATCATTACCCAGGTGTTTCCGATGCCAAACGAACTGCCAGTGGATGATTCTTCACCAGACATCTACTGGGCTGAAGTCATGGGAGAAAACAAGCCTTGGATAGAGTTAAGATTACCTTCACCTCGGTGCAGTGTTGGACACAGGCAGCTGTGATGCTCATCCCCACCACCAGATGACGATCACATTGGGAATTGCAACCCATGATGGATAAAGTACAGAGCATTGGGGAGACCCAAATAGCCAAATGATCTAAAACACAGTCCCAGCTGAAGGGCCAGATGGGCAATTGGCCAGTTTGCACCCATTCATTTTAGACTATGAGGTTGCCCTGTGAGGGAGACACACCATGTCTCAATGGGGagtgaaaatttaaaatc
It encodes:
- the LOC130260360 gene encoding uncharacterized protein LOC130260360 isoform X3; translation: MDPPHLLPLGLLLLALAAPHPNIAMSNVGPAAGTEDYSTAVTVYHCKDCKNCACESWDKNSEKFDKSTDTQSKTISDVIIALMSNKTHTTVCFEEPTTCLEGIYGVSWQKCGGSGLSCGRLHSGENGRGGISAEKKTICCEAETGSRKNNSDLKCFYEKKSLSKRTKLPAVSPGEGIAGNCEVPTSETNGNCTCMDMALCWVIGIITGILLALFGVFIVWAVKTHRLQRCCQALRDRRWADSWNELSSRGCCGTAHARRRDRPVPRRENIPLNG